Part of the Aquarana catesbeiana isolate 2022-GZ linkage group LG06, ASM4218655v1, whole genome shotgun sequence genome is shown below.
TGCAAAATGTATAGTGTAAACAACCACCGCAAAACTAagaataagtgaataaataatttCGCGCAAAACACAgggaaaatataaaaaagtgtatcaTATGTGTGACGTGTAAAGCACACTAGGTCACCAAATGATGCTATTCGATAAATACATCCAATGAGAAATATAAACAAAATGTCTAATAGTGAGAATGGGTGTCATATATGAATCATAACATGATGATGAATAGATAAAAAACAAAAGTTCATTGGTGAAAGTGGATGAAGCAGAAAATATATCAACGGTGCTATTAATTAATTGTAAAAGTTCTTCTCATGCttgaaataaaatgtgaaaaaattctgTGCAGAAATCTTCATGCATTtgtgctcacagtgcccttaccgtagcctccctggcggttttcccgagtgtggctcggggttaaaattcagtaccattagcggtaaccccgagccacactcgggattgcattgcaggatcctggggcggcgttacttaccttgtccccgggatcctgcgatgtcccccgcagtgtccgagggctctgtcctcctccgaagcctctccttgccaggctccgttccctgcgagcggcgcgacgcacgggggcggagcctggcagcaaattcaaaaaaatgtcaaaatcataacacatacagtactgtaatcttacagattacagtactgtatgaaatgatttcacatcccttttgtccctagtgctttgtccaatgccctgcatgcagttttatgtgatatacactgttctttctgcctggaaactggagattgtccatagcaaccaaaaagtctccctttacgtcaaaagtggctttagaccagctagaaaacagcgatagtaaattagaacacttgcagaattgagcgatagtgaattgtggggaaatttattttattactatttttttaaattttttttaattatttatttttatttattatattataatttatgtttttgtgtttcaaacttcatcataccgggatatctactagactctggtttggacagatttaagtgtgttattgttaagatttacagacctacaatataaaacgccaaatttccatgcaaaataattgtaccgctttcagcacctaaaatccgaaataatcataccgccagggaggttaaggggctTAAAAGCCTTGTAGAAAGTGCTGAGTGCTGATAGGGATGACTGTTCTAGATGTTGTTGGCTAGTGGTGGCTGGCTTGCAGTGGATGGATGTCCTTGGTAAATCTTTATGGGGCTCGGTTCAGGGTTCCGGACATGATGCcaagaagagagagaagggaaaacaagggggccattaaaattatagaccgatcatttctttgtcggtgggcaaatgtacaaaatcagtaggggatcaaatacttttttccctcactttatCCACCATGTTCTCCTAAAGCTTTCAAAGGGCACTTTGGTGCAAGCCAGCCACCACTAGCCAACAACATCTAGAACAGTCATCCCTATCCGCACTTTCTACAAGGCTTTTATGTaagccccttaaggtaagggcactgtgagcacaAATGCATGAAGATTTCTGCAcagaatttttttcacattttatttcaaGCATGAGAAGAACTTTTATAATTAATTAATAGCACCGTTGATGATATATTTTCTGCTTCATCCACTTTCACCAATgaacttttgtttttttatctattcATCATCATGTTATGATTCATATATGACACCCATTCTCACTATTAGACATTTTGTTTATATTTCTCATTGGATGTATTTATCGAATAGCATCATTTGGTGACCTAGTGTGCTTTACACGTCACACATatgatacacttttttttatattttccctgTGTTTTGCGCGaaattatttattcacttattctATTCACAAGAACTAAAGGGCCGAGCctaacccctggaaaacaacccctacaccataacccccctccaccaaatgagagaaaaaaaaaatgaatgcagccatcacatctaagaattggtaagctgcagtataataaatgcttgcttttgggtttaatgctgctttaaataGCGGATGTGTATATGGATTATTTTTTATAGGGTATCATTGGTGTCACTTTAATATCTGGGGTTATCCAAGGCATTTGAAGTTTCTGTAACTTTGATAtagtgtagcttttttttttttctgtatccaaGCCTTGGGAGAATAGTGATCCATTCAGAGAAGGAGGCTCCTCCTGTGTAATGTGACTGACTGCTGACTGCTCTGGCATGAGTGTAGGGGGGTCTCTGGTTGGGGGTCCCTCTGCCTGGTCATGCTCTGTCTCCTCCAGCCATCTATTGTACTATTGCTGAGTCACAGTGACTCTTGGCTCCAAcccaaacagagtagtcaggggaGGGGGGGACTACGGCTTCCTTTATAAACctgtctctcttctccttcctCATCTGTTCTAGCAGAGCCTTCCACAGCTCAACATCTAACACCAGAAGGTGTCGTCATCCACCGTCCCTTCTCCACCATCCACCATGTCCAAGAAAGTCATCACAGTCTTCGGAGCCACAGGTAAGTGAGGATGGAGAGCCTGCAAATTCACCGATCAATTGTGTGCTTCAAGTCTTCTCCTTGAGTGCCGTACGGCTTGGactgagacaatggggttgatttactaaaggcaaatagactgtgcagttgctccagacttCAGTAAATGAGGGCAAgctttgacttccatcatccaatcgtgtgcaagcaaaaatgctgtgttttttttttttttttttgtattttacttgcatgtgattgggtatttattGTAAAAATGAAGCTTTACTActttgttaaattaaaaaaaaaaaaaaaaatgaagctttacatcatttgctaagctctgacGCTACTGTACTTGCAGGAGTGCACAGTTTGtctttttggtaaatcaaccccaaaggggaGTAGACTCCTCCTGAAAATGTACCTGTCAGTGCAAATatagtatcatggacagtactcaacttTGTTGTTGTTGCACTAATACTGTTGCAATCACCTTAAGGGTTCATTCGCAGTTTTACTGCCCCCGCCCACCCTTACAGTGTCATGCAGCCATTCGCGGCGGTACACATGCCGCAGTCTCGATGCTGTGCAACTTAAACCACATTCTGCTTTCTGCAGGTGTTGACACTGCTGAACAGAACGAATGCAACGCAAACGTTTTGCGGTGCTGTAGTGCGGCACGTAAAAAGTGAAATCAGGTGGCGAAGAGGCAACATATAACCTTCTCACCGCCCGTGCAAATGAATGGGCTAAAGGCGCACAGCACTCAAATCGCAGGGTGCGATTTCTGgagtgaaccggccctaaggcttgattcacacttatgcttttttagtgctttttgcattttgcagatttacactacagtccatttaacatggtttcctatggaacacgttccgTAGAGCAAAtacgcaaaaagcactaaaaatgcctaggtgtgaatccagtcttAGGGCCGGGCTACCTGGGTAAGTTTAATCTCTGGATGTTGAAAGGTTTAAAGTAGAAATTCAGGCAAAcgactaaatacacagatgaaatgtaACTATTAACCTGTCAATAGATGTTATATTTTTTGGCAATCCTGTTCTGTCCTGAGAattgcacagctctgccacacagcgtAGCCCCTGGCTGGCAGGGCAAGAGactcccagcctgtgactggacagtgaaaggagaagcagcacactgacctgtcactctgctctctcctcctatcaacataTTTCTTGATAGTACATGAACACTGCAGCacaattgcaagaggctgataccaggtcacattcaagTACCGtgtgttataataaataaaaaaaaaaattattatttagaaTTAAAAACCTAATACTTATTCCtccagcggcggaggtgatcggatcctcgcacgtcagtggcatggagacgagtgaggggaagatggcccccacccatctccataccattgcagggcggaagcgacgtcaaaacgtcacttccacccatagctcttaaatggccattttttttttttttttttttttttttttattgcattttagtgctctttttgaccccagatctcatatttaaaaggtcctgtcatgcttttttctattacaagagatgtttacattccttgtaataggaataaaagtgacacaatttttatttttaagaacagtgtataataagacaaagagaaaaaaaaatgtaaacgcgccccgtcctgccgagctcgcgtgcagaagcgaacgcatacgtgagtagcgcccgcatatgaaaactgtgttcaaaccacacatgtgaggtatcgccgcaattggtagtgcgagagcaataattttagccctagacctcctctgtaactcaaacatgcaacctgtagaatttatttatttatttattttttaaacgtcacctatggagatttttttaagggtaaaatgttatcgccattctacgagcgggcgtaattttgaagcgtgacatgtttggtatcaatttactcggcataaaattatctttcacaatataaaaaaaaaaaaaattgggctaactttactgttgtctaattttttttagttcaaaaaagtgtattttttttacaaaaaagtgagcttgtaaaactactgcgcaaatatggtgacaaagtattgcaacgaccgccattttattttctagggtgttagaacctccaaacattatacttgtttttttcaagaaaaagaaaaaaaaaaaacaaatctcaaaaagaggctcggtccttaagtggtaaatataaattaaaaaaaaaaaaaaaaaagtatgtatgtatGCACTGGAAGGGAGGAACCAGAGGGAagtcaaaatataagcagattaaacttcccTTTTTAAATTTGCTAGTGAATAACGATTGCTAAACCGATATGTTGTCAGTCACAAAACCTATAGATCCCTATGGAGTAAACTACACAAGTATCATGCAGCTATTAATCACACTTGATTGGATCATTGTGGGAGACTGATCGCTACTGCATGCTACTTGAAAATTGggctgaaaaagaaaactaatgctgctATCATATCTTGTCAAAACGAATGACGTGGCTATTTAAAGCGCAGAAAAGGAATATACAGTGCAATCTTAAAGAATCCTGTTGCTTGTCACTCCTGTTATTTGTATAGACATTTTCCGTCCTATATTCATTTTAACCATATAACTGCAGAATGCTGCACACGTCTGATGATTGCAGAATAGGTTCACTTGCATGGGGTGTGAAGAAATGTTTGGGTGAGTGTGTATGTAGCATAGGTCATATCATGGTTATCCTTGCCAAGAGTTTGGCGGTGATCCCAAAGCCGGGCTGATCTGGGTAACAATCAGGGCAGGCTGTCTATCCTGTCCGGTTAATGTTCACCCAATGACCTCTGTTGCACAGATCAGCTGTAAGATCAGTATTCTGTTTTATTCCAGGTATTTTTATATAATGCTGACAATTTTTAaacagtgctttacatactgtacattcacatcagtacctgcgtccaaggagcttacaatctaaggtccctatatcATATACATACTAGGATTAATTTAGACAGGAGCTgattacctaccagcatgtgtttggagtgtggcAGAAAACAgaatacccagaggaaacctaaacaaggagaacatgcaaactccatgcagctagtgtcctgtgcccagtgctgcaagacagaaGTGCCAACCACTAAGCCAGGTTATTAGTTTGGCTCATGTAACGGTTACGTGTCACTGTACAAAGTTTTATTTATTGTGGCTCCTCTCCAACATGCATCTGTAACCTTTCCTGGTACTAATAGTTCATAAATGCACCCAAGGGTTTTGCAATGTGGATATTAAGTTGGCCAAGCACTTTGCTTTATTGTGTAATCAGGTCTCTGCTTCACCTGTAAAACCAGTTACTGTTTTCCAGTTCCCTTTTGCCTTCTATTCAAAGGCTACTGGACCAGCATGTAGTGGGGTGGGTCAAAGTCAAAACTCCTGATGTGGTTACttattcaggctaggttcacacttgagtGGGTGGAACAGTCTGTAGACCAGTAAGCAAGGGAATGCCAGGACTGAGACCCCGCAGGATCAGCCTTAGAGAAAGGGGTATCGATGGGGGGGCCCCCCAAAAGTAGAAAAATACACAGACACTAGATTCTTGAGCTTGGATCAGTACTCGCAATATCCCAAGGCAGAGGCACGCACTCGTCCATGAGTCCTCCAGACCAGATCTTTGgctccagaaaaaataaaaatagccccccaccccccccaccccctctactaTAACAGGGGCCACGGTGACAGATAGCAGACTTCAGCAGGACTGCCTCAAAGAGGCAGCAGCCCCTGAGGATGGAAACGTCTTCATTTGGACCAGACCAGGGCTGCTCCAGACCCCCAACTATTTATTTTCTCCTCAGcaacctactgggcacacctccccagggattggctaaatcacaataaatattcaggctgcccttTTTGACTTTCCTAGCACTCTGTCCTGGATGCATTCTGTAGGACAAGGTAAGACCTAGGAGGGTGCTTCCAGATCACACCGTGAGTGTGCGGAGGACCCAGGAGGGCTCTGATGTTCTGGACAAGAtcagtagggttttttttttttgtgctcttatCAGAAACAAGAATGCTTTCAATGGTTTTAATCGATTTTTAGATTTAAGGGACCACTAGGAAGCAAATATGAGAATTTTATGGTTCTGAATCTGtccaggaaaacttttttttttttttttttttttttttttttgctctgaccCCCTTTTTGTCTTTTTGCCTTCTGTACAGGAGCTCAGGGTGGCTCTGTAGTCAAGGCTCTGCTAGAAGATGGCACCTTTGCCGTTAGGGCGGTGACACGTGATGTTAAGAAAGAAGCTGCTTTGAAGCTGAAGGAGGCCGGCGCTGAGGTGGTGGCTGCAGATCTGGATGACGAGAAGAGCATTGAGGCTGCCCTGAAGGGAGCTTATGGAGCTTTCGTGGTCACCAACTTCTGGGAACATTTCAGCAAAGATAAGGAAATTGCCCAGGTAAGCTGAGACATCCCCATGTTAATGCTATGTAATAAACCTTTCCTCTTAAAGGGACCCTCTGCTATCCTACTATATGTACTAGGGTGGTCTTCCAAATAATGTAGGCATTTCTCGATTCTACAGATAATGCTAGAGAAGACATGTGATAGGTGATAAAACGGCAaactcaacctttttacccctacGGGAACCCCTGATAAATCCAGTTAATTGCTGGTGAATGAGAAGAATGCCTTGTAACAGTGATGGTCAGAATTTGACCCATACAGATAAAAAGATCAGTGGGTTTACGTAGCTGGCTCTTCCAAGTGGCATTGACCTCAGACTATGGTCAAGtagcccctagcaacctctggaggtacCCTAGGGTTttttggttgagaatggctgccccAACCTTGCAGTAAAGGAAATGCATAGGATGCCACTGCCTTCCTCTCCTTCGGAAAATGCTAGTTCCTGACTTTCCTGTTTATCCAGGACTTTCATAgcttttgaatcattgtcatggaGCAAATATAAAGATCAGGGAGTTTGTCTcagattgccttttttttttttttttttgttatgcttgTTCCATGTTAGTGCCTGGAGAGCATTATCTACACCATCTGCAGAaataacatttattgtacccttctGTGTCCACATATACAGCATATCTTCAGAAgtgttctagagcagtggttccaaACCTTAAGACCTAGGTCCGGGAAATTCTTTCAAAACTTTCCATgcccaacagtaaaaaaaagtttCTGCAATAAAAGTATGGGAATGTACAATATGTATTGGAATGCTCTGGATGTGGCTGACTGTCAATGCAAGGGTGGCGGAGGTTCTGAAGGGGCGTAGGGGGCTTTTCAGTAGACTTGGTGGCCCTGCAgaggatgaggtttctggaggagGGTTGGGTCTCTTCAGGAAGCTGGGGCTTTGTAGAGGCACTGTTGGAGATGGGAAGTCACAGCAGTGGCTAGGAGGCACTGTTAGAGGTTGGGAGGCACTATGGGACACTGTTAGAAGTTAAGAGGAACTGTAAGGGGCTGAAGGCTCTGCAGCAGACAGAGTGGCTCTGTGTGAggtagggggcactgtgggggctcAGGGATGTAATGGTgcctgggggcactgtgggggaggggttggggggcactgtgggcaaTTAAGGGAGGCATTATGGGATCTAGGAGGCACATTGGTAGGTTAGGGGAGCTAGCTGTAGGCCTATGAGGAGGGAGGTCACGGCCCAGCAGCAGGTTACTTCCTAGTGGTTGAGAACCATTGTTCCAGAGCTCTGAAACCTGGAGAACACTATATGctgacattttctgtaaagtcacaAGCTGATGCACACAACTTTTTTGGGCCATTTATGTAATTGGTGATTTCACTGGCTTATAGGAACGTACCAGGGAGATTGAaccaacatatgtttatcaggaAATGTTGAAATGAGCACCATAAGTTTTATTTGTTTTAGGACCAGTCATGAGGACATACTATGCATGGATGTCGCAAGATGCtagaatttttctttttcattcatgCATCCACTTTCCTGGTGGATgttccctttcaaatttggcttaaGAGCTATTGCAGGAAAATTGATATTTGTCGATCTAAATCCCAGACTCTTGGTATTTTGCTTCCCTACAGTTCCTTTTaattttagtacattttttttgGTCACCTTTGTTGTAACATAGACGCCTACAGGATCTTTCTCTGATTACAAAACCAATCACACTCTTGTAAAAAATCATCGTCAATagttagtggggttttttttccacTTCTTCTCTCCTTCCTTTTTCCTCTTTGTTTTCCCTTCCGAGACCCCTCCCTACCCTCTTCCCACCTAGTATTCACTTTGTACCCCTTCTGAACCTACCCTTTTCCTAAACCCTTATTTCCACTTCTCCTACTTGATCCTCTTTATTACCCACTACCAATTTCTCCATTTACGAACCTCCCCATCACTGGGTTTACATTGCTGCTCCTTGAGACCCCATGCCCCATTTTGGGCCTCTTCCACATTACCCTTTGTGAAATGCTAATGACTTCCCATACATGGATCTGCCTTAACCACTGTTGTAATCTTAACCAATATAGGATATGCATATGTATCTCCTTTTTAAAAATCCTTCATTTAGTTAATAAATCAGCCATAGTAAAGTAGTCTGCCCCTCACTGGCATGCTGTAGAGTGGGACCCTTGCTCTGTATGTTCAATCAATTACCTCTCTGCAAAGGTCCAGCATGATCCACTGTGATTGACAGCTACAGATTCAATCAGCTATCCAATTAGCAGAGAGCACAAGTTGGCTGAATTTGTTTTTGGCAACTTCTATTTTGCAGCAAGTTACAACTGACGTCTTTCTTTTCAAGGGCAAACGTATTGCGGACGTGTCTAAACGTCTCGGCCTGACGTTGGTGGTGTACAGTGGTTTGGAGAATGTGAAGAAATTGACCAACGGAAAGCTGGAAGTGCCGCATTTTGACGGTAaaggggtggtggaggagtattTCCGGGAAATTGGCGTGCCCATGACCAGTGTGAGGCTACCCAGCTACTACGAGAACTTGCTGACCTTCTTCAAGCCACAGAAGGACAAGGATGGCGATGGCTACACTCTGGGTAAGATGATGGTGTAgcagtagtatat
Proteins encoded:
- the LOC141148622 gene encoding nmrA-like family domain-containing protein 1 produces the protein MSKKVITVFGATGAQGGSVVKALLEDGTFAVRAVTRDVKKEAALKLKEAGAEVVAADLDDEKSIEAALKGAYGAFVVTNFWEHFSKDKEIAQGKRIADVSKRLGLTLVVYSGLENVKKLTNGKLEVPHFDGKGVVEEYFREIGVPMTSVRLPSYYENLLTFFKPQKDKDGDGYTLGFPMGDIPLDGFSVKDLGGVVLSILKSPSKYTGKDIGLSTEKLTTEQYATIMTRVLGKNIRDGKLTPEIYAKMGFPGAQELANMFTFYTMKPNRDIQLTLQLNPKAKKFQSWLQENKAAFDNL